One window of Thermococcus sp. JdF3 genomic DNA carries:
- a CDS encoding phospho-sugar mutase has translation MEVYYSPRFNPEELALLGRAIGTISHGTIIVGRDGRAISRYGKRAMVVGIVSTGSTIMDVRLIPLIALKDFAMRKGLPLAYVYYYGGVRVYVSGLDGDEIGAILESRSFIEAHPNDIGATVYYPNALDDFLHEVFKHYNFRIDGKALVDAMNTPAVLFFPRMSDHFGFEIELINDMMTSYLPPKPKEVFLHKLGKGDYDFGLRFRPEGVVEFYRDGEELEFGSIWKLLDHMKKNL, from the coding sequence GTGGAGGTGTACTATTCCCCCAGGTTCAACCCTGAGGAGCTCGCCCTTCTCGGAAGGGCAATAGGAACGATATCCCACGGCACGATAATAGTCGGAAGGGACGGAAGGGCCATCTCAAGGTACGGGAAGCGCGCCATGGTGGTCGGAATCGTCAGTACAGGCTCAACCATCATGGACGTCAGACTCATTCCCCTCATAGCCCTCAAGGACTTCGCCATGAGGAAGGGCCTGCCCCTGGCCTACGTGTACTACTACGGCGGCGTCCGCGTTTACGTCAGCGGCCTCGATGGCGACGAAATAGGGGCCATACTGGAGAGCAGGAGCTTCATAGAGGCCCACCCCAACGACATCGGGGCGACGGTCTATTATCCCAACGCCCTCGACGACTTCCTCCACGAGGTCTTCAAGCACTACAACTTCCGCATCGATGGAAAGGCCCTCGTCGATGCCATGAACACCCCCGCGGTGCTCTTCTTCCCGCGCATGAGCGACCACTTCGGCTTCGAGATTGAGCTGATCAACGATATGATGACCAGCTACCTTCCCCCGAAGCCCAAAGAGGTCTTCCTCCACAAGCTCGGGAAGGGTGACTACGACTTTGGACTGCGCTTCAGGCCCGAGGGGGTTGTCGAGTTCTACAGGGACGGGGAGGAGCTGGAGTTCGGCAGCATATGGAAGCTGCTCGACCACATGAAAAAGAACCTTTGA
- the malP gene encoding maltodextrin phosphorylase: MAELDTCTCDTIREKLPHPLKGLADLAYNYWWSWNRRATKLWERIDPELWREHKNPVKLLLDTPEDRFKELLRDDDFMNLYELVMDQFEAYMNPESTWFSTNYPKWDKPIVYLCMEYGISRSLPIYSGGLGILAGDHVKTASDLGLPFIAVGLLYKHGYFRQEIDRDGQQREIFPEYRPEEMPITPVLGSDGKPLLVEVPIGDGIVHARAFEVRVGRVRIYLLDTDVPENSADDRKICDYLYNAEIDKRIKQEILLGIGGMRLLKALGIEPGVVHLNEGHPAFANLQRMAWYMEEGLTFTEALSIVRGTTVFTTHTPVPAGHDRFPIEEVRKRLARFLGGREELLELGREGDQLNMTLLAIRTSSYVNGVSQLHAEVSKRMWKDLWPDVPIDEIPIEGITNGIHTMTWVHNEMRKLFDRYIGRVWREHTNLEGIWYAVERIPDEELWEAHLEAKRQFLALLRRKIMRRNQRLGTDDPLPSIDENALIIGFARRFATYKRATLLFMDLERLKRILNNPERPVYLVFGGKAHPMDEAGKEFLKRVYEVSQMPEFRGKIFVMENYDMGSARLMVAGVDVWLNNPRRPLEASGTSGMKAGLNGVLNASIYDGWWVEGYNGKNGWVIGEESTEPETDADDVKDAVALYELLEREIIPTYYDNRERWVYMMKESIKGIAPRFSTHRMVKEYMDRFYSRAMSNHIWLTRDGYRGAKDIAAWKDRVTASWDEVRLCDPKVREDGTGLEVEVVLDGLKPEDVRVELYYGVKAEGYNVERAHIIELRHPKKLEGGRWLYTYEGNALRHLGDPCWHYALRVYPHHEKLPHRFLLGLVKWRSIDT, encoded by the coding sequence ATGGCAGAGCTCGATACGTGCACATGTGATACAATCAGGGAGAAGCTTCCCCATCCGCTTAAGGGCCTGGCCGACCTGGCCTACAACTACTGGTGGAGCTGGAACAGGCGTGCCACCAAGCTCTGGGAACGAATAGACCCGGAACTCTGGCGCGAGCACAAGAACCCCGTTAAGCTCCTGCTGGACACACCTGAAGACCGCTTCAAGGAGCTCCTCCGCGACGATGATTTCATGAACCTCTACGAGCTGGTGATGGACCAGTTTGAGGCTTACATGAATCCCGAGAGCACCTGGTTCTCGACCAACTATCCCAAGTGGGACAAACCTATAGTGTACCTCTGCATGGAGTACGGTATAAGCAGGAGCCTGCCCATCTATTCCGGTGGTCTGGGAATTCTCGCTGGCGACCACGTGAAGACCGCGAGCGACCTCGGGCTTCCGTTCATAGCGGTTGGCCTTCTCTACAAGCACGGCTACTTTAGGCAGGAGATAGACAGGGACGGCCAGCAGAGGGAGATATTTCCCGAGTACCGGCCGGAAGAGATGCCGATCACGCCAGTTCTCGGTAGCGATGGAAAACCGCTCCTGGTCGAGGTTCCGATTGGAGATGGCATCGTCCACGCGAGGGCCTTTGAGGTGAGGGTCGGCAGGGTCAGGATATACCTCCTCGACACGGATGTGCCCGAGAACAGCGCCGACGACAGAAAGATATGTGACTACCTCTACAACGCCGAGATAGACAAGCGCATAAAGCAGGAAATACTTCTTGGAATCGGTGGGATGAGGCTCCTGAAAGCCCTTGGGATAGAACCCGGTGTCGTTCACCTCAACGAGGGGCACCCGGCCTTTGCGAACCTCCAGAGGATGGCCTGGTACATGGAGGAGGGCCTTACCTTCACAGAGGCGCTCAGCATAGTTAGGGGCACGACGGTTTTCACCACGCACACCCCGGTTCCGGCCGGCCACGACAGGTTTCCGATAGAGGAAGTCAGGAAGAGGCTGGCGAGGTTCCTTGGGGGCAGGGAAGAGCTTCTGGAGCTTGGCAGAGAAGGCGACCAGCTTAACATGACCCTCCTGGCCATAAGGACGTCGAGCTACGTCAACGGCGTGAGCCAGCTTCACGCGGAGGTCAGCAAGCGCATGTGGAAGGACCTCTGGCCGGACGTCCCGATAGACGAGATACCGATAGAGGGCATCACGAACGGAATCCACACCATGACGTGGGTTCACAACGAGATGAGGAAGCTCTTCGACCGCTACATTGGAAGGGTCTGGCGTGAACACACGAACCTGGAGGGAATCTGGTACGCCGTTGAGAGGATCCCTGACGAGGAGCTCTGGGAGGCGCACCTCGAAGCCAAGAGACAGTTCCTCGCCCTTCTGAGGAGGAAGATCATGCGGCGGAACCAGCGCCTCGGTACGGACGACCCTCTCCCGAGCATCGACGAGAACGCTCTCATAATTGGCTTCGCCAGGCGCTTTGCAACCTACAAGCGGGCGACGCTCCTGTTCATGGACCTTGAGCGGCTGAAGAGGATCCTCAACAACCCCGAGCGGCCGGTGTACCTGGTCTTCGGTGGAAAGGCCCACCCGATGGATGAAGCGGGGAAGGAATTCCTTAAGCGCGTTTACGAGGTCAGCCAGATGCCCGAGTTCCGGGGCAAGATATTCGTGATGGAGAACTACGATATGGGCAGCGCCAGGCTCATGGTTGCGGGAGTCGATGTCTGGCTCAACAACCCGCGCAGACCGCTGGAGGCGAGCGGAACGAGCGGCATGAAAGCTGGATTGAACGGCGTCCTCAACGCGAGCATCTACGACGGCTGGTGGGTCGAGGGCTACAACGGAAAGAACGGCTGGGTGATCGGCGAGGAGAGCACGGAGCCGGAGACGGATGCCGACGACGTCAAGGATGCCGTGGCCCTCTACGAACTCCTTGAGAGGGAGATAATCCCGACCTACTACGACAACCGCGAGCGCTGGGTTTACATGATGAAGGAGAGCATCAAGGGCATCGCCCCGCGCTTCAGCACCCACCGCATGGTCAAGGAGTACATGGACAGGTTCTACTCGAGGGCCATGAGCAACCACATCTGGCTCACCCGCGACGGGTACCGCGGTGCGAAGGACATTGCCGCGTGGAAGGACCGCGTCACCGCCTCGTGGGACGAAGTGCGGCTCTGTGATCCGAAGGTTCGCGAAGACGGAACCGGTCTGGAGGTGGAGGTCGTCCTGGACGGACTGAAGCCCGAAGACGTCCGCGTGGAGCTCTACTACGGGGTTAAGGCCGAGGGCTACAACGTCGAGAGGGCCCACATAATAGAGCTCAGGCATCCGAAGAAGCTCGAAGGCGGCAGGTGGCTCTACACCTACGAGGGCAACGCTCTCAGACATCTGGGCGACCCCTGCTGGCACTACGCGCTCCGCGTTTATCCGCACCACGAGAAGCTGCCCCACAGGTTCCTCCTCGGTCTGGTGAAGTGGAGGAGCATTGATACCTAA
- a CDS encoding ABC transporter ATP-binding protein, translated as MKALEIRGLRKSYGDFLALKGIDLEAEKGEVFALLGPNGAGKTTLIRILAEGLGYDSGEILVFGEPLSKKTARLIGYAPQESVAYGLLTVEENLHFYADLYDAPRERVRELILEFSLPAKKKARELSGGFKRRLNLAIALLYEPELLILDEPSAGLDVPSRRELWEVIGMLREGGKTILLATHYMEEAEALADRVAIMNEGTVIAVGTPDELKSLAGEESVIHVEGILRGTELVKEEFSRTIEREGALRISVEDSKTALPRIVELLVGAGSEIRTIRVEEPTLEDVFLKLTGRGLE; from the coding sequence ATGAAAGCTCTTGAGATCAGGGGGCTGAGGAAAAGCTACGGTGATTTCCTCGCCCTGAAGGGGATAGACCTCGAAGCTGAAAAAGGGGAGGTCTTCGCGCTCCTCGGTCCGAACGGGGCCGGAAAGACCACGTTGATACGGATTCTGGCAGAAGGGCTGGGCTACGATTCCGGCGAGATACTGGTCTTCGGCGAGCCCCTCTCAAAGAAGACCGCCAGACTGATAGGCTACGCTCCCCAGGAGAGTGTGGCCTACGGCCTCCTGACCGTGGAGGAGAACCTGCACTTCTACGCCGACCTCTACGATGCACCCAGGGAGCGCGTGAGGGAGCTTATCTTGGAGTTCTCCCTCCCGGCAAAGAAAAAGGCCAGGGAGCTGAGCGGCGGCTTCAAGAGGCGCCTCAATCTGGCGATAGCACTACTCTACGAGCCGGAACTTCTGATCCTCGATGAGCCGTCGGCGGGGCTGGATGTGCCCTCGCGGAGGGAACTCTGGGAGGTCATAGGAATGCTCCGCGAAGGGGGAAAAACGATACTCCTGGCGACCCACTACATGGAGGAAGCGGAGGCCCTCGCCGACAGGGTGGCGATAATGAACGAGGGGACTGTGATAGCCGTCGGAACCCCCGACGAACTGAAGTCCCTCGCGGGGGAGGAAAGTGTGATACACGTCGAGGGCATCCTGAGGGGCACGGAGCTCGTGAAAGAGGAGTTCTCGAGGACGATAGAGCGTGAAGGGGCACTCAGGATTTCCGTAGAAGATTCAAAAACCGCCCTGCCGAGGATTGTGGAACTCCTCGTGGGGGCGGGGAGCGAGATACGGACGATAAGGGTTGAGGAGCCGACACTTGAGGACGTTTTCTTAAAGCTCACCGGGAGGGGGCTGGAATGA
- a CDS encoding ABC transporter permease: MKSRAIRAILGKDLRETRREKMALFWIFVFPLMWITLLGGIWGGHNPPISIDVGVVYSNESAQFSATDVVNVMENVTMEGIHVFRVKTYPNESAGIDAVRTGRVDVLLVFPDGFGKNVSCGLQGRIYTYFDRSDPQNYQIVSGVIKGFFSEFEKRMVERRLNITLGYMERYIPDEGAGNLTMDDVRGYMLGLTNPLELEEKEVRGEAPSAVQFYVTSFIGIQFLFATMLMIGSGTLEEIEHGTLRRIAASPATAWDFLVGKMLSTFIIITVSILIGIAYARLVFGETIFPGPLGWVIIFLAAVFSMSLGLAIAMGTRSIKATNAIVNLISMPLLFLAGIVIPASVLPEWARPIADYFPLGTALKSLRLLELYHRPASEVLPDVAWVAVSSFGMLLVAILLYNWAVRRLQ; encoded by the coding sequence ATGAAGAGCAGGGCCATCAGGGCTATACTCGGCAAGGATCTGAGGGAGACCCGACGGGAGAAGATGGCGCTCTTCTGGATATTCGTCTTTCCGCTGATGTGGATCACCCTGCTCGGAGGGATATGGGGTGGCCACAACCCGCCGATAAGTATAGACGTCGGCGTCGTCTACTCCAACGAGAGCGCCCAGTTCAGCGCGACCGACGTCGTGAACGTAATGGAGAACGTGACGATGGAAGGGATTCACGTCTTCAGAGTCAAAACCTACCCCAACGAGAGCGCAGGGATAGACGCCGTCAGGACCGGAAGGGTCGACGTTCTCCTGGTCTTTCCGGATGGTTTTGGAAAGAACGTTTCGTGTGGTCTTCAGGGCAGGATTTACACCTACTTCGACAGGAGCGACCCACAGAACTACCAGATAGTCAGCGGGGTTATAAAGGGCTTCTTCTCGGAGTTCGAGAAGAGGATGGTCGAGAGGAGGCTGAACATCACCCTGGGCTACATGGAGAGGTACATCCCAGATGAAGGGGCGGGGAACCTCACGATGGACGACGTCAGGGGATACATGCTCGGGCTTACGAATCCCCTCGAACTGGAGGAGAAGGAAGTTAGGGGAGAAGCCCCCTCGGCCGTTCAATTCTACGTCACGAGCTTCATAGGGATACAGTTCCTCTTTGCAACAATGCTCATGATAGGCTCTGGAACGCTTGAGGAGATAGAGCACGGCACACTAAGGCGCATAGCTGCCTCGCCGGCCACCGCCTGGGACTTCCTGGTCGGAAAGATGCTCTCCACGTTCATCATCATAACGGTGAGCATACTCATAGGCATAGCCTACGCGAGACTGGTCTTCGGGGAAACGATCTTTCCGGGTCCCCTCGGATGGGTGATAATATTCCTCGCCGCAGTCTTCTCGATGAGCCTGGGGCTGGCCATAGCTATGGGCACGAGGAGCATAAAGGCCACGAACGCCATAGTCAACCTCATCTCAATGCCCCTGCTTTTCCTGGCAGGCATCGTCATCCCGGCGAGCGTACTCCCGGAGTGGGCAAGGCCCATAGCGGACTACTTCCCCCTCGGGACGGCCCTTAAAAGTCTCCGCCTCCTGGAGCTCTACCACAGGCCGGCGAGTGAGGTTCTGCCGGACGTTGCGTGGGTGGCCGTGAGCAGCTTTGGCATGCTGCTGGTGGCGATACTCCTCTACAACTGGGCAGTCAGGAGGCTCCAGTAA
- a CDS encoding sugar phosphate nucleotidyltransferase has protein sequence MKAVILAGGRGTRLLPLTVYRPKPMIPFFNRPLMEYAVQNLVKAGVDEIYVLVGYLKERIIDYFGDGSSWGVRMRYSNGDNIKLGTAGATKKVVKNMDETFFVVSSDVLTNLDLKALYEYHRRKKALATIALSRVEDPTQYGIAVINDDGRILRFKEKPKPEETFSNLVNAGIYVFEPEAFDLVPTEMNFDFSKDLFPRMLENDLALYGFPFNEYWNDVGRPSSYLQATEDVFHGRLLLPELRTEGLKGNLEHGGALVTGRRCVLRRPGIRGFAVLGDDVEVGRNVKIERSVIFSGAVIEDGAEIREAIIGENVHIGKGVVIQPGSVIGDNTLIEDFSKIGSNVKIWVESRIGKESIILPD, from the coding sequence ATGAAAGCCGTGATTCTGGCCGGAGGTAGGGGCACGAGGTTGCTTCCACTAACGGTGTACCGGCCAAAGCCGATGATTCCATTCTTCAACCGGCCGCTTATGGAGTACGCCGTTCAAAACCTGGTGAAGGCGGGCGTGGATGAGATATACGTCCTGGTCGGGTACCTCAAAGAGCGCATAATTGACTACTTCGGGGACGGAAGCAGTTGGGGCGTCAGGATGCGGTATTCCAACGGCGACAACATCAAGCTCGGAACAGCAGGGGCGACGAAGAAGGTGGTAAAGAACATGGACGAAACGTTTTTCGTCGTCTCCAGCGACGTGCTGACGAACCTTGACCTTAAGGCGCTCTACGAGTACCACCGCAGAAAAAAAGCCCTCGCCACGATAGCCCTATCAAGGGTTGAGGATCCCACCCAGTACGGCATAGCGGTGATCAACGACGATGGCAGGATACTTCGCTTCAAGGAGAAGCCGAAGCCGGAGGAGACGTTCAGCAACCTCGTCAACGCCGGCATCTACGTCTTCGAGCCGGAGGCGTTCGATCTCGTCCCTACGGAAATGAACTTCGACTTCTCAAAGGATCTCTTCCCCCGAATGCTGGAGAACGATCTCGCCCTGTACGGTTTCCCGTTCAATGAATACTGGAACGACGTGGGCAGACCCTCCAGCTACCTCCAGGCAACGGAAGACGTCTTCCATGGGCGGCTCCTGCTGCCCGAGCTGCGGACGGAGGGCCTCAAGGGGAACCTCGAACACGGAGGGGCACTCGTCACGGGAAGGCGGTGCGTGCTGAGGAGGCCCGGGATAAGGGGGTTCGCGGTGCTCGGAGACGACGTTGAAGTTGGCAGAAACGTTAAAATAGAGCGTTCGGTGATATTTTCAGGTGCCGTCATAGAGGATGGTGCCGAGATTCGGGAGGCCATAATAGGCGAAAACGTCCACATTGGGAAGGGCGTTGTGATACAGCCCGGAAGCGTAATCGGCGACAACACGCTCATCGAAGACTTCAGCAAGATTGGCTCCAACGTCAAGATCTGGGTGGAGTCCCGGATTGGAAAGGAGAGTATAATACTGCCTGATTGA
- the tmk gene encoding dTMP kinase → MFIVIEGIDGAGKSTQTKLLAEWFEEKGHEVVLTKEPTDTAFGKLIRKLVLTGGKEGIIDGARISHEAEALLFAADRAEHVSKLIKPSIEAGKIVISDRYFYSSLAYQWARGLDLEWLIDLNRFAVRPDLVILLDLPVKESMKRINGRSIKTEFDKIAELQKKVRENYLKLAERFPEMRIVNALASVEDIHNDIVALVEHELFKK, encoded by the coding sequence ATGTTCATTGTTATCGAAGGCATCGATGGTGCGGGAAAATCAACTCAGACAAAACTTCTGGCGGAGTGGTTTGAGGAGAAGGGTCACGAGGTCGTTCTCACAAAGGAGCCTACAGACACGGCTTTCGGAAAGCTCATCAGGAAGCTCGTGCTCACCGGCGGAAAGGAGGGCATCATAGACGGCGCGAGGATAAGCCACGAAGCGGAAGCACTCCTGTTCGCCGCAGACAGGGCAGAGCACGTCAGCAAGCTGATAAAACCCTCAATAGAAGCCGGTAAAATCGTCATATCCGACCGCTACTTCTACTCCTCCCTCGCATACCAGTGGGCGAGAGGGCTCGACCTTGAGTGGCTCATTGACCTCAACAGATTCGCCGTGAGGCCCGACCTCGTGATACTCCTCGATCTGCCGGTGAAGGAGAGCATGAAGCGCATAAACGGGCGGAGCATAAAGACCGAGTTCGACAAGATAGCGGAGCTCCAGAAGAAGGTTCGCGAGAACTACCTCAAGCTCGCGGAGCGCTTCCCGGAGATGAGGATAGTCAACGCCCTTGCGAGCGTTGAGGACATCCACAACGACATAGTCGCGCTCGTGGAGCACGAGCTCTTCAAGAAGTGA
- a CDS encoding phosphoenolpyruvate carboxykinase (GTP), with amino-acid sequence MNAIEKLEKLLDREQFEKIKALNNPELHEFLAEWIEWLEPDKVFVCTDSPEDEAYVKWKALYYGEEKMLETPNHTVHYDNYYDQARDKANTKLLVPGGKAIPFLNTKDRDEGLREIRELMKGVMKGKELFVCFFVLGPRNSVFTIPAVQLTDSAYVAHSEFILYRKGYEEFKRLGRNARFFRFVHSEGELDDRKTSKNLDRRRIYIDLLDETVYSVNTQYGGNTIGLKKLAFRLTIQRAVREGWLSEHMFLMRVNGPDGRKTYFTGAYPSMCGKTSTAMISWENIVGDDLSFIVPVNGVARGANVEKGVFGIIQGVNPEDDPIIWEILHSPVEIIFSNVLVKDGKPYWNEMGVPIPDEGENHSGKWWRGKKDAEGNEIPPSHKNARFTVSLEHFPNVDLEALENPCGVEVGGMIFGGRDKDTWPPVREAFNWRHGIVTMGAALESETTAATLGKEGVRAFNPMAILDFMSVPLGEYLRNYLDFEKKLRKAPKIFAVNYFLRDENGNWLNHKLDKGVWLKWMELRVHGDVGAIETPIGYIPKYADLARLFKEVLDREYTREEYEKQFTIRVPELLAKIERIETIYREKVGEVPEELFQVLEEERKRLLEARERYGDYISPFALEEKL; translated from the coding sequence ATGAACGCCATTGAGAAGCTTGAAAAGCTCCTCGATAGAGAGCAGTTTGAGAAAATCAAGGCCCTGAACAACCCGGAACTCCACGAGTTTCTGGCGGAGTGGATTGAGTGGCTCGAGCCTGATAAGGTCTTCGTCTGCACGGACAGTCCTGAGGACGAGGCCTACGTCAAATGGAAGGCCCTCTACTACGGCGAGGAAAAGATGCTTGAGACCCCGAATCACACGGTTCACTACGATAATTACTACGACCAGGCCCGCGACAAGGCCAACACGAAGCTCCTCGTTCCGGGTGGGAAGGCGATTCCCTTCCTCAACACCAAGGACAGGGACGAGGGTTTGAGGGAGATACGCGAGCTCATGAAGGGCGTTATGAAGGGCAAGGAGCTCTTCGTCTGCTTCTTCGTCCTTGGGCCCAGGAACTCGGTCTTCACGATTCCTGCCGTTCAGCTCACCGATTCAGCCTACGTCGCCCACTCGGAGTTCATCCTCTACAGGAAGGGCTACGAGGAGTTCAAGCGCTTGGGTAGAAACGCTCGCTTCTTCCGCTTTGTTCACAGTGAGGGTGAGCTCGACGATAGGAAGACCAGCAAAAACCTCGACAGGAGGAGGATTTACATCGATCTTCTCGACGAGACCGTTTATTCAGTCAACACCCAGTACGGAGGAAACACCATCGGCTTGAAGAAGCTCGCCTTCAGGCTCACCATCCAGCGTGCGGTCAGGGAGGGCTGGCTCAGCGAGCACATGTTCCTGATGCGCGTCAACGGCCCCGACGGAAGGAAGACCTACTTCACCGGCGCCTACCCGAGCATGTGCGGAAAGACCTCCACCGCCATGATCAGCTGGGAGAACATCGTGGGTGATGACCTCAGCTTTATAGTGCCCGTCAACGGCGTTGCTAGGGGAGCCAACGTTGAAAAGGGAGTCTTCGGCATCATCCAGGGCGTCAATCCCGAGGACGACCCGATAATCTGGGAGATACTGCATTCACCGGTCGAGATAATATTCTCCAACGTGCTCGTCAAGGACGGCAAGCCCTACTGGAACGAGATGGGGGTTCCGATTCCCGACGAGGGTGAGAACCACAGCGGAAAGTGGTGGCGCGGAAAGAAGGACGCAGAAGGAAACGAGATACCTCCGAGCCACAAGAACGCCCGCTTCACGGTCTCACTGGAGCACTTCCCGAACGTTGACCTGGAGGCCCTGGAGAACCCATGCGGCGTTGAGGTCGGTGGAATGATATTCGGCGGCCGCGACAAGGACACCTGGCCGCCGGTCAGGGAGGCCTTCAACTGGAGGCACGGCATCGTTACGATGGGCGCCGCCCTCGAGAGCGAGACCACCGCGGCGACCCTCGGCAAGGAAGGCGTCAGGGCCTTCAACCCGATGGCCATACTTGACTTCATGAGCGTCCCGCTCGGGGAATACCTCAGGAACTACCTTGACTTTGAGAAGAAGCTCAGAAAGGCCCCCAAGATATTCGCGGTGAACTACTTCCTCCGCGATGAAAACGGGAACTGGCTTAACCACAAGCTCGACAAGGGCGTCTGGCTCAAGTGGATGGAGCTGAGGGTTCACGGGGACGTCGGGGCGATAGAGACCCCCATAGGCTACATACCGAAGTACGCGGACCTCGCCAGGCTCTTTAAGGAGGTCCTGGACAGGGAGTACACCAGGGAGGAGTACGAGAAACAGTTCACCATCCGCGTTCCGGAGTTGCTCGCCAAGATAGAGCGCATCGAGACCATCTACCGCGAGAAGGTTGGGGAAGTCCCGGAGGAGCTCTTCCAGGTTCTCGAGGAGGAAAGGAAGAGGCTCCTTGAGGCCAGGGAGCGGTACGGGGACTACATCAGCCCCTTCGCCCTTGAAGAAAAACTTTAA
- a CDS encoding DUF2334 domain-containing protein, giving the protein MKAEISTMVIIVLVFAASSSISAPAYIHRFGDFAILIHDVSPGYFEQLREVTALIDEYSLQNATYLFVIPNHGGGMPLEDYPAFVAFLGRLEAEGYHIELHGYTHIGDEFNCGANLAAEKLELGLEALAPLNASPAYFIAPRYSLSEDALAVLLSRNITIIGEDFVYFPNGTIEPIYNREYTWYLPSPLLDYQLASARASYAHTRGTFLLSIHPGAVNSGDGMEFLKRFLNVVVSMKK; this is encoded by the coding sequence ATGAAAGCGGAAATCTCGACCATGGTCATCATCGTCCTCGTCTTCGCGGCGTCGTCCTCCATATCCGCGCCCGCCTACATCCACCGGTTCGGGGACTTTGCCATTCTCATACACGACGTCAGCCCGGGATACTTCGAGCAGCTGAGGGAGGTAACCGCCCTTATAGATGAATACTCCCTCCAGAACGCGACTTACCTCTTCGTGATTCCGAACCACGGCGGGGGAATGCCTCTTGAGGATTACCCCGCTTTCGTGGCTTTCCTCGGGAGGCTGGAGGCGGAGGGCTACCACATCGAGCTTCATGGCTACACCCACATCGGGGACGAGTTTAACTGCGGCGCGAACTTGGCCGCGGAGAAGCTTGAACTCGGCCTTGAGGCACTCGCCCCGCTCAACGCATCGCCCGCGTACTTCATAGCCCCACGATACTCCCTCTCGGAAGATGCACTGGCGGTTCTCCTGTCCCGCAACATAACCATCATCGGGGAGGATTTCGTGTACTTCCCCAACGGAACCATTGAGCCGATATACAATAGGGAGTACACGTGGTACCTTCCCAGCCCCCTCCTGGACTACCAGCTGGCGAGCGCCAGGGCCTCGTACGCCCACACCAGGGGAACTTTCCTCCTGTCCATCCACCCTGGTGCGGTCAACAGCGGTGATGGAATGGAATTTCTGAAAAGGTTCCTGAATGTTGTGGTTTCAATGAAAAAATAG
- a CDS encoding alpha/beta hydrolase, translating into MMAWLVLFLFLLFLAFSAFVGYKMVKPPRLIGDWTPKELGFDYEDVTIETEDGIKLSGWWIPNGSDKTVVPLHGYTASRWNDLYIKPTIEFLLGEGYNVLAFDFRAHGKSEGKYTTVGDREIADVRAAVRWLREKHPESSNRIGLIGFSMGAMLTIRSLAEIQEVCCGVADSPPMDLDKTGARGLKYFAKLPEWLHIFVRPFTKLFSGGREVHPIEYADDVRKPLLLIAGEKDPLVTVEEIREFYERNRAVNAGVELWVTDAPHVRTLKFHPDEWKARVGEFLRNVMG; encoded by the coding sequence ATGATGGCCTGGCTTGTTCTCTTCCTCTTCTTGCTCTTTCTGGCCTTTTCGGCCTTCGTGGGTTACAAAATGGTGAAACCGCCGCGCCTCATTGGGGACTGGACGCCCAAGGAGCTGGGCTTCGACTACGAGGATGTCACCATCGAAACGGAGGACGGGATTAAGCTGAGCGGCTGGTGGATTCCGAACGGGAGCGACAAAACGGTCGTTCCGCTACACGGCTACACGGCGAGCCGGTGGAACGACCTCTACATAAAGCCCACGATCGAGTTCCTTCTCGGGGAGGGCTACAACGTCCTTGCCTTTGACTTCAGAGCCCATGGAAAGAGCGAAGGGAAGTACACGACGGTCGGCGATAGGGAGATAGCCGACGTGAGGGCCGCCGTAAGGTGGCTGAGGGAGAAGCACCCTGAGAGTAGCAATAGAATCGGATTAATAGGCTTCTCGATGGGTGCCATGCTGACCATACGCTCGCTCGCCGAGATTCAGGAGGTCTGCTGCGGCGTCGCCGATTCACCGCCGATGGACCTCGATAAGACAGGCGCGAGGGGGCTGAAATATTTCGCCAAACTGCCCGAGTGGCTTCACATCTTTGTCCGGCCCTTCACGAAGCTCTTCAGCGGTGGGAGAGAGGTTCACCCCATAGAGTACGCCGATGACGTCAGAAAGCCGCTCCTCCTCATAGCCGGTGAAAAAGACCCCCTGGTCACGGTTGAGGAAATCAGGGAGTTCTACGAGAGGAACAGGGCTGTGAACGCCGGTGTTGAACTCTGGGTTACCGACGCCCCCCACGTGAGGACGCTCAAGTTCCATCCCGATGAATGGAAAGCCCGGGTCGGTGAGTTTCTGAGAAATGTCATGGGTTAG